The proteins below are encoded in one region of Enhydrobacter sp.:
- a CDS encoding extracellular solute-binding protein, giving the protein MRMGKKTGLRTVSRRMFLQKTGAVAGTLGLAPAIGAPFVSRALADTKTLKIIQWSHFVPAYDTWIDGFVHEWGKKNGIDATIDHIPHLELPARAAAEVSARAGHDIFGFNGSGGPHLFEKSTMDMTPLVEELEKKYGKVSKIGQQVAYDTTTKKWVAFPDYYIDFPVLYRKDLWDEIGMKPDTWDDVRKGGAKLKAKGHPVGIGLGHSVDPNNSYNSMLWSYGASYCDDTGKKVTLDSKETLEVVKFVKALYTEAETPEVLSWDDSSNNRFLASGRGSMIHNPISAYRTIQKSNPALADKIFVLKTPAGPVRRLAAGAPNSYIIWDFAKNKEAATAFLKDYCAHWKDAFIAATGYNHPLFPNLVPKPMPIFSDDPTSHPSDKLKVLETADDWCVVFGYPGPASPAADEVANNFIIPDMMAKAATGKMTPEEAVKWATQEVEGIYKKWAGRT; this is encoded by the coding sequence ATGCGCATGGGAAAGAAGACGGGTCTTCGCACCGTCTCACGGCGAATGTTCCTGCAGAAGACCGGCGCCGTGGCCGGTACCTTGGGCCTTGCGCCGGCGATTGGCGCGCCGTTCGTGTCGAGGGCGCTGGCCGACACCAAGACCCTCAAGATCATCCAGTGGAGCCACTTCGTCCCTGCATACGACACGTGGATCGACGGCTTCGTCCACGAATGGGGGAAGAAGAACGGTATCGACGCCACCATCGACCACATCCCACATCTCGAGCTGCCGGCGCGCGCGGCGGCCGAGGTCAGCGCCCGGGCGGGCCACGACATCTTCGGCTTCAACGGATCGGGCGGCCCGCACCTCTTCGAGAAGAGCACCATGGACATGACGCCCCTGGTGGAGGAGCTGGAGAAGAAGTACGGCAAGGTCAGCAAGATCGGCCAGCAGGTCGCCTACGACACCACGACGAAAAAGTGGGTCGCGTTCCCCGACTACTATATCGACTTCCCGGTCCTGTACCGCAAGGATCTGTGGGACGAGATCGGCATGAAGCCCGACACTTGGGACGATGTGCGCAAGGGAGGTGCCAAGCTGAAGGCCAAGGGCCATCCAGTCGGCATCGGCCTTGGCCATTCGGTCGATCCGAACAACTCCTACAACAGCATGCTGTGGAGCTACGGCGCCTCCTACTGCGACGATACCGGCAAGAAGGTCACCCTCGACTCGAAGGAGACCCTCGAGGTCGTGAAGTTCGTCAAGGCGCTCTACACGGAGGCCGAGACGCCCGAGGTGCTGTCGTGGGACGACTCCAGCAACAACCGCTTCCTCGCGTCAGGCCGCGGCTCGATGATCCACAATCCGATTTCGGCCTACCGCACCATCCAGAAATCGAACCCGGCGCTCGCCGACAAGATCTTCGTGCTGAAGACCCCCGCCGGGCCGGTGCGTCGTCTCGCCGCCGGCGCTCCGAACTCCTACATCATCTGGGATTTCGCGAAGAACAAGGAGGCGGCGACCGCCTTCCTCAAGGACTATTGCGCCCACTGGAAGGACGCCTTCATCGCCGCCACGGGGTACAACCATCCCCTGTTCCCGAACCTGGTGCCGAAGCCGATGCCGATCTTCTCGGACGATCCCACGTCGCATCCGTCCGACAAGCTGAAGGTGCTGGAGACGGCCGACGACTGGTGCGTCGTCTTCGGCTATCCGGGACCGGCGAGCCCGGCGGCCGACGAGGTCGCCAACAACTTCATCATTCCTGACATGATGGCCAAGGCCGCGACCGGCAAGATGACGCCGGAGGAAGCGGTGAAGTGGGCGACCCAGGAGGTCGAGGGCATCTACAAGAAGTGGGCTGGCCGTACCTAA
- a CDS encoding ABC transporter ATP-binding protein, which translates to MAIVAASHIKKQFGDVFAVNDISLSVHDGEFLVLLGPSGCGKTTFLRILAGLEHQTSGDVLIGGEVVNEMPPRARGIAMVFQSYGLYPHLTVANNIAFPLRTQKTPRAEIARKVEWATKLLSIDHLRNRKPRQLSGGERQRVALARALVREPTVFLLDEPLSNLDAKLRTSARSELKQFQQMVQTSTVYVTHDQVEAMGMGDRIAVIDHGTLRQLGTPTEIYDRPADEFVATFLGTPPMNLIERDGGSLGFRPEHFLPREMLNGSALAEFPFVVERMEYLGSERVLYGTIVGRTAKRVITAKLPAHAASDGIHAGNKHAFAVRRSELHFFGPDGRRVEGGQGALQ; encoded by the coding sequence ATGGCAATAGTCGCGGCCAGCCACATAAAGAAGCAATTCGGCGACGTCTTTGCCGTGAACGACATCAGCCTGTCGGTGCACGATGGTGAGTTTCTCGTCCTGCTGGGCCCTTCGGGTTGCGGCAAGACCACTTTCCTGCGCATCCTTGCGGGCCTCGAGCACCAGACCTCGGGCGATGTCCTGATCGGCGGCGAGGTCGTGAACGAGATGCCGCCGCGCGCGCGGGGCATCGCCATGGTGTTCCAGAGCTACGGCCTCTATCCGCACCTCACCGTGGCGAACAACATTGCCTTTCCGTTGCGCACCCAGAAGACACCGCGCGCCGAGATCGCGCGCAAGGTCGAATGGGCGACCAAGCTGCTGAGTATCGATCACCTGCGCAACCGCAAGCCGCGGCAGCTTTCGGGTGGCGAGCGCCAGCGCGTCGCCCTGGCGCGCGCGCTCGTGCGCGAGCCGACCGTGTTCCTGCTCGACGAGCCCCTCAGCAACCTCGACGCCAAGCTGAGAACGAGTGCGCGCAGCGAGCTGAAGCAGTTCCAGCAGATGGTGCAGACGAGCACGGTGTATGTCACGCACGATCAGGTCGAAGCCATGGGCATGGGCGATCGTATCGCCGTGATCGACCATGGCACGCTGCGCCAGCTCGGCACGCCGACGGAGATCTATGACAGGCCGGCCGACGAGTTCGTGGCCACCTTCCTCGGCACGCCGCCGATGAATCTCATCGAACGCGACGGCGGGTCGCTGGGCTTCCGGCCGGAACACTTCCTGCCGCGCGAGATGCTGAACGGATCGGCGCTCGCCGAGTTTCCGTTCGTCGTCGAGCGCATGGAGTATCTCGGGTCCGAGCGGGTTCTTTATGGCACGATCGTGGGCCGCACGGCGAAGCGTGTGATTACCGCCAAGCTGCCTGCTCATGCCGCCAGCGACGGCATCCATGCCGGCAACAAGCATGCCTTCGCCGTGCGTCGAAGCGAATTGCACTTCTTCGGTCCCGACGGACGCCGCGTCGAAGGCGGCCAGGGAGCACTCCAATGA
- a CDS encoding sugar ABC transporter permease, whose amino-acid sequence MTAIAEPRRRAVARRPRFLLDRTEFMGPMFIAPAVLYVFALVGLPFLLALYYSVSAYSIFDPSYRFVGLKNLYDVFESDIFRHALWNTLMFTIGSQAIGLLLGKIGAMLLMKEFPGRGLARALVILPWAVPISLATLAWKWMFDSLYSVINWTLVAAGLVDVANQPQWLGQQDLAFAAVMTVQAWRLFPFGVIIFLAGYASVPKDVLDAATVDGAGFWRRNYQIIMPIIAPIVVIALIFGTVFTFTDLSVVYLLTMGGPMNSTQVLGSLAFQVGILSGDVAHGAMICLFMFPFLLVAVIVMLRALRRREI is encoded by the coding sequence ATGACCGCAATCGCCGAGCCCCGCCGCCGCGCCGTAGCACGCCGGCCGCGCTTCCTGCTCGACCGCACCGAGTTCATGGGGCCGATGTTCATCGCCCCGGCAGTCCTTTACGTTTTCGCGCTCGTCGGGCTGCCCTTCCTGCTCGCGCTCTATTACAGCGTGAGCGCCTATTCGATCTTCGATCCCAGCTACCGGTTCGTGGGGCTCAAGAACCTGTACGACGTGTTCGAGAGCGACATCTTCCGGCACGCTCTCTGGAACACACTGATGTTCACGATCGGCTCGCAGGCCATCGGCCTGCTGCTGGGCAAGATCGGTGCCATGCTGCTGATGAAGGAGTTCCCCGGGCGCGGCCTCGCACGCGCGCTGGTCATCCTGCCCTGGGCGGTCCCGATATCGCTCGCGACCCTCGCCTGGAAGTGGATGTTCGATTCCCTCTACAGCGTCATCAACTGGACCCTGGTCGCCGCCGGCCTGGTCGACGTCGCCAACCAGCCGCAGTGGCTGGGCCAGCAGGACCTGGCATTCGCTGCAGTCATGACGGTTCAGGCCTGGCGGCTGTTTCCGTTCGGCGTGATCATCTTCCTCGCCGGCTACGCATCGGTGCCGAAGGATGTGCTCGATGCGGCGACTGTCGACGGAGCCGGCTTCTGGCGGCGGAACTACCAGATCATCATGCCGATCATCGCGCCGATCGTGGTGATCGCCCTGATCTTCGGCACCGTCTTCACCTTCACGGACCTGAGCGTCGTCTATCTCCTGACCATGGGGGGGCCGATGAACAGCACCCAGGTGCTGGGCTCGCTCGCCTTCCAGGTCGGCATCCTGTCGGGCGACGTCGCGCACGGGGCAATGATCTGCCTGTTCATGTTCCCGTTCCTGCTGGTGGCGGTGATCGTGATGCTGCGCGCACTGCGCCGCCGGGAGATCTGA
- a CDS encoding carbohydrate ABC transporter permease, producing the protein MNAVARRIGLTGSFYSAVVVLVLFAAFPFYWMLITSFKADGDLYNLQSIPYWFNAPPTLEHIEYLLQKTLFLRWVLNTAIIGVCVVAITLVVSLPAGYSLARLPGRGAENLGIGIFLTYLVPSTLLFLPLARIVSWLGLQDSIWSLVVVYPTFTIPFCTWLLMGFFKSIPREIDEAAIVDGCTMPGAFVKTILPLSLPAILTVVIFAFTLTMQEFVYALTFISSSDQKPVTLGVATDLVRGDVYYWGELMAAALITSIPVAIAYNLFLDRFISGITGGAVK; encoded by the coding sequence ATGAACGCGGTTGCACGCCGGATCGGCCTGACGGGCTCCTTCTACAGCGCGGTCGTGGTGCTGGTGCTGTTTGCCGCCTTCCCGTTCTACTGGATGCTGATCACGAGCTTCAAGGCGGACGGCGACCTCTACAATCTCCAGTCCATTCCCTACTGGTTCAACGCGCCGCCGACGCTCGAGCATATCGAGTATCTCTTGCAGAAGACGCTGTTCCTGCGTTGGGTCCTGAACACCGCGATCATCGGGGTGTGCGTGGTCGCCATCACCCTGGTCGTCTCGTTGCCGGCCGGCTACAGCCTCGCCCGGCTGCCGGGCCGCGGCGCCGAGAATCTCGGCATCGGCATCTTCCTCACCTATCTGGTGCCGTCGACCCTGCTTTTCCTGCCGCTGGCCCGGATCGTTTCGTGGCTCGGCCTCCAGGACTCGATCTGGTCGCTGGTGGTCGTCTATCCGACCTTCACGATTCCGTTCTGCACCTGGCTGCTCATGGGCTTCTTCAAGTCGATCCCGCGCGAGATCGACGAGGCTGCCATCGTCGACGGCTGCACGATGCCGGGTGCGTTCGTGAAGACCATCCTGCCGCTGTCCCTGCCGGCGATCCTGACCGTGGTGATCTTCGCCTTCACGCTCACCATGCAAGAGTTCGTCTACGCCCTGACCTTCATCTCCTCCTCCGACCAGAAGCCCGTCACGCTGGGCGTGGCGACCGATCTCGTTCGCGGCGATGTCTACTACTGGGGCGAGCTGATGGCGGCCGCCCTGATCACCAGCATTCCAGTCGCCATCGCCTACAACCTCTTCCTCGACCGCTTCATCAGCGGCATCACCGGCGGCGCGGTCAAGTAG
- a CDS encoding DUF1254 domain-containing protein has protein sequence MTLGRRVLLAGVASFAACVQRAASKDTLRPLARHAALYLTPLARMFARRHRDTVELGRRLNSLHWGAGPVDGVLAGSAWLDLSAGPLFLTLPPMGTRFYSAAFINPFTDAFAHVSSRVSGEMPPPCLVAGPSWHGDVEKGVTLLQAPARTVWLQLRIAVADSRQDLETAQNLQARSLLETPDKRNERRILEMRELMRSRTELPPEPVVDWDPPRPDRRFDLLDTGLAFLAECELSESDREVLDELAPLRLHSGRRFDARAFSDAERDAIAAGLADAAAEIAAAGPSFGQLLDGWRYPGRNLGRFGTDYLYRAFIATTALGAPVPAEILDLVAETEGRFDPPTPLPARSVRWLAERRTARFFQPETTLIEGRYRLAPPRPVGAPT, from the coding sequence ATGACCCTCGGCCGGCGCGTCCTGCTCGCCGGCGTGGCCTCTTTCGCCGCCTGCGTCCAGCGTGCCGCCAGCAAGGACACACTGCGTCCGCTGGCCCGGCACGCCGCCCTCTATCTCACGCCGCTGGCACGGATGTTCGCGCGCCGTCACCGCGACACGGTCGAACTGGGCCGCAGGCTCAACAGCCTGCACTGGGGCGCAGGTCCCGTGGACGGCGTGCTGGCCGGTTCCGCCTGGCTCGATCTGTCGGCCGGCCCCCTGTTCCTCACCCTGCCGCCGATGGGAACGCGCTTCTACAGCGCGGCCTTCATCAATCCCTTCACCGACGCCTTTGCCCATGTCAGCAGCCGCGTGTCGGGGGAGATGCCGCCGCCGTGCCTGGTCGCCGGCCCGTCGTGGCATGGCGACGTCGAGAAAGGCGTGACCCTCCTGCAGGCGCCGGCGCGTACGGTGTGGCTGCAGCTTCGCATCGCCGTGGCGGACTCCCGGCAGGATCTCGAGACGGCGCAGAACCTGCAAGCCCGCAGCCTCCTGGAGACGCCCGACAAGCGCAACGAGCGGCGCATCCTCGAGATGCGCGAGCTGATGCGCTCGCGCACCGAGCTTCCCCCAGAGCCTGTCGTCGATTGGGATCCGCCGCGGCCGGACCGGCGCTTCGATCTCCTGGACACCGGCCTCGCCTTTCTGGCCGAGTGCGAGCTCTCCGAGAGCGATCGCGAGGTGCTCGACGAGCTCGCGCCGCTGCGGCTCCACTCCGGTCGCCGCTTCGATGCCCGCGCCTTCAGCGATGCGGAGCGCGACGCGATCGCCGCAGGCCTCGCCGACGCCGCGGCCGAGATCGCCGCCGCTGGACCGTCGTTCGGGCAGCTGCTGGACGGATGGCGCTACCCGGGCCGCAATCTCGGCCGGTTCGGCACCGACTATCTCTATCGCGCCTTCATCGCCACCACCGCGCTCGGGGCGCCGGTCCCGGCCGAGATCCTCGACCTCGTGGCGGAAACCGAGGGCCGGTTCGACCCGCCCACGCCCTTGCCGGCGCGCAGCGTGCGCTGGCTGGCCGAGCGGCGCACCGCGCGCTTCTTCCAGCCAGAGACCACGCTGATCGAGGGGCGTTATCGGCTCGCGCCACCGCGGCCTGTCGGCGCGCCTACTTGA
- a CDS encoding mismatch-specific DNA-glycosylase — MRQAANDEGHLVPDLLAPGLDLVFCGTAPSPASYAARAYYANPGNAFWATLHAVGLTPERLTPQRYPELLSWRIGLTDLNKTEYGSDHELSVHAMDAKALHVKLRKFRPAAVAFTSKNAASIGLGRKAPAYGRQAETLEGAAVFVLASPSGRARSFWTIEPWRAVADFVMERRQLRERSA, encoded by the coding sequence ATGAGACAAGCAGCGAACGATGAAGGGCATCTCGTACCAGACCTGCTGGCGCCGGGGCTCGATCTCGTGTTCTGCGGCACCGCCCCCAGCCCGGCCTCCTACGCCGCCCGCGCCTACTACGCCAATCCCGGCAATGCCTTCTGGGCGACATTGCATGCTGTCGGCCTCACACCCGAGCGGCTCACGCCCCAGCGCTATCCCGAACTCCTGTCCTGGCGGATCGGCCTCACCGACCTCAACAAGACCGAGTACGGTTCCGATCACGAGCTGAGCGTCCACGCCATGGACGCCAAGGCACTGCATGTGAAGCTGCGCAAGTTCCGTCCGGCCGCGGTCGCCTTCACCAGCAAGAACGCCGCCTCGATCGGCCTCGGCAGAAAGGCTCCCGCCTATGGCCGACAGGCCGAGACGCTCGAAGGCGCCGCCGTCTTCGTGCTGGCCTCGCCGTCCGGCCGGGCGCGCTCCTTCTGGACCATCGAGCCCTGGCGTGCCGTGGCTGACTTCGTCATGGAACGACGTCAGCTCCGCGAGCGATCGGCATGA
- a CDS encoding type II toxin-antitoxin system PemK/MazF family toxin — protein MALPDRGSLIWLEFSPQAGSEQAGRRPGIVLTPLRYHQRSRLAIVCPITSRERGWPMEVKLPPGLAIGGVVLVDHVRSIDREARKMEVVGQAPQGVLDEIDARLAPLLNL, from the coding sequence ATGGCACTGCCCGATCGCGGCAGCCTCATTTGGCTCGAGTTCTCGCCGCAAGCCGGAAGCGAACAAGCCGGCCGACGTCCTGGTATCGTATTGACGCCGCTGCGCTATCATCAGCGCTCCCGGCTGGCGATTGTCTGTCCAATCACCAGCCGCGAACGGGGCTGGCCAATGGAGGTCAAGCTGCCGCCGGGCCTGGCGATTGGCGGCGTTGTTCTTGTCGATCATGTTCGAAGCATCGATCGAGAGGCGCGAAAGATGGAAGTCGTCGGACAGGCGCCACAAGGCGTGCTCGACGAAATCGATGCGCGTCTTGCTCCGTTGCTCAACCTTTGA
- a CDS encoding AbrB/MazE/SpoVT family DNA-binding domain-containing protein: MPVQVTLTKWGNSLGLRVPRDLAARLGLSEGARVDIEASDDGRIIVTRSRRRFTLDELLADMTPGREHPLEDDRPAGSELL, encoded by the coding sequence GTGCCGGTTCAAGTGACGCTGACAAAATGGGGCAACAGCCTCGGGCTGCGGGTGCCACGCGATCTCGCCGCCCGGCTGGGTCTCTCCGAAGGTGCGCGCGTCGACATAGAAGCGTCCGACGATGGACGTATCATCGTGACGCGCTCGCGGCGCCGTTTCACGCTGGACGAACTGCTGGCTGACATGACGCCCGGTCGCGAGCATCCGTTGGAAGACGACCGACCTGCGGGTTCGGAACTCCTTTGA
- a CDS encoding acyl-CoA dehydrogenase family protein, whose amino-acid sequence MDKIDSADEAQLLATIDRWIAREVAPRVKEFDHADKWPAEIVEQMKELGLFGATVSPDYGGLGLPATTYAEIVMRISAVWMAITGIFNSHLMLALAVEKFGTEPQKRHWLPRFASGEVRGGLALTEPDAGTDLQAIRMTARREGDHYVINGTKTWISNGIEGSCFALLVKTNPEAQPRYSGMSLFIAPKGPGFKVGRKLEKLGYKSIDSGELVFQDYRVPADHLIGEVEGRGFTQVAGGLELGRINVAARGVGIAEGALGLATSYAQIRKTFGKPIAEHQAIALKLGEMATRARAARLLTLDAARAFDRGERCDMEAGMAKYFASEAALENSTESMRIHGAYGYSKEYDIERLYRDAPLTCIGEGTNEMQRLIIARQWLKRNAVA is encoded by the coding sequence ATGGACAAGATCGACTCCGCGGACGAGGCGCAGCTTCTGGCCACCATCGACCGCTGGATCGCGCGCGAGGTGGCGCCGCGCGTCAAGGAATTCGACCATGCCGACAAATGGCCGGCCGAGATCGTCGAGCAGATGAAGGAGCTCGGCCTGTTCGGCGCCACCGTCTCGCCGGACTATGGCGGGCTCGGCCTGCCGGCCACGACCTATGCCGAGATCGTGATGCGCATCTCCGCGGTCTGGATGGCGATCACCGGCATCTTCAACTCGCATCTGATGCTGGCGCTGGCCGTGGAGAAGTTCGGCACCGAGCCGCAGAAGCGGCATTGGCTGCCCAGATTCGCGTCGGGCGAGGTCCGCGGCGGGCTGGCGCTCACCGAGCCCGATGCGGGCACCGACCTCCAGGCGATCCGCATGACGGCGCGGCGCGAGGGCGATCACTATGTGATCAACGGCACCAAGACCTGGATCAGCAACGGCATCGAGGGCTCCTGCTTCGCCCTCCTGGTGAAGACCAATCCGGAGGCCCAGCCGCGCTATTCCGGCATGAGTCTTTTCATCGCGCCCAAAGGACCGGGCTTCAAGGTCGGCCGCAAGCTCGAGAAGCTCGGCTACAAGTCGATCGATTCCGGCGAGCTCGTCTTCCAGGATTATCGCGTCCCGGCCGATCACCTGATCGGCGAGGTCGAGGGCCGCGGCTTCACCCAGGTGGCGGGCGGGCTGGAGCTCGGCCGCATCAACGTGGCCGCGCGCGGCGTCGGCATTGCCGAGGGCGCGCTCGGGCTGGCGACGAGCTACGCGCAGATCCGCAAGACCTTCGGCAAGCCGATCGCCGAGCACCAGGCGATCGCGCTCAAGCTCGGCGAGATGGCGACGCGCGCGCGGGCGGCGCGGCTGCTCACCCTCGATGCCGCGCGAGCCTTCGACCGCGGCGAGCGCTGCGACATGGAGGCGGGCATGGCGAAATACTTCGCCTCGGAGGCGGCGCTGGAGAACAGCACCGAATCGATGCGCATCCACGGCGCCTATGGCTATTCCAAGGAGTACGACATCGAGCGGCTCTATCGCGATGCGCCGCTCACCTGCATCGGCGAGGGCACCAACGAGATGCAGCGCCTGATCATCGCCCGCCAGTGGCTGAAGCGGAACGCCGTCGCATGA
- a CDS encoding CoA transferase: MNKPLEGIRILTLEQFGAGPYGTMFLAELGAEVIKIEPPEGDPSRQVGPHRLGADDSQYFQAWNLGKKSVALDIKSSEGRRQFEALVKTADCVVNNLRGTQPAKLGIDYASLAPLKPSIVCLHISAYGRTGERKDWPGYDFLMQAEAGLMELTGEPDAPPARVGVSLIDSMSGLTGIVGLLSCLLRARATGQGCDVDTCLYDVAMHQLTYPGLWYLNEGDVSPRLPRSAHLSLAPVQTFPTKDGWIYIMCMTQKFWLALCQAIGRPDLPDDPRFPDPNARARSRAALTEALDPTFRTRTTDEWLAKLTGLLPAAPVYRLDRALDSAFARASGMVSSVPHPQKGRLRVLANPIRIDGERLEQTACAPLGADNESLLERSS; this comes from the coding sequence ATGAACAAGCCGCTCGAAGGCATCCGCATTCTCACGCTGGAGCAGTTCGGCGCCGGACCTTACGGCACCATGTTCCTGGCCGAACTCGGCGCCGAGGTCATCAAGATCGAGCCGCCCGAAGGCGATCCCAGCCGTCAGGTCGGCCCGCACCGTCTGGGGGCCGACGACAGCCAATATTTCCAGGCCTGGAATCTCGGCAAGAAGAGCGTCGCGCTCGACATCAAGTCGTCCGAGGGCCGGCGGCAGTTCGAGGCGCTGGTCAAGACCGCCGATTGCGTGGTGAACAACCTGCGCGGCACGCAGCCCGCCAAGCTGGGGATCGACTACGCGAGCCTCGCGCCGCTCAAGCCCTCGATCGTCTGCCTGCACATCTCGGCCTACGGCCGCACCGGCGAGCGCAAGGACTGGCCGGGCTACGATTTCCTGATGCAGGCCGAGGCCGGCCTGATGGAGTTGACCGGCGAGCCCGACGCGCCGCCGGCCCGCGTCGGTGTGTCGTTGATCGACAGCATGAGCGGCCTCACCGGCATCGTCGGCCTGCTGAGCTGCCTGCTGCGTGCACGCGCCACCGGCCAGGGCTGCGACGTCGATACCTGTCTCTACGACGTCGCCATGCATCAGCTCACCTATCCTGGCCTGTGGTATCTCAACGAGGGCGATGTCTCGCCACGCCTGCCGCGCAGCGCGCATCTCTCGCTCGCGCCGGTCCAGACCTTTCCGACCAAGGACGGCTGGATCTACATCATGTGCATGACCCAGAAATTCTGGCTGGCGCTCTGCCAGGCGATCGGCCGGCCCGATCTTCCGGATGATCCGCGTTTCCCGGACCCCAATGCTCGCGCGCGCAGCCGCGCGGCGCTCACCGAGGCGCTCGATCCAACTTTCCGCACGCGCACGACGGACGAATGGCTGGCAAAACTCACCGGCCTCCTGCCGGCCGCCCCCGTCTATCGCCTCGACCGCGCACTCGACAGCGCCTTCGCCCGCGCCTCGGGCATGGTCTCGTCGGTGCCGCATCCGCAAAAAGGGCGACTGCGCGTGCTCGCCAACCCCATCCGCATCGACGGCGAGCGACTGGAGCAGACGGCCTGCGCGCCGCTCGGCGCCGACAACGAGTCGCTGCTGGAAAGGTCGTCATGA